The following coding sequences lie in one Mycobacterium sp. DL440 genomic window:
- a CDS encoding L,D-transpeptidase family protein: MSDWTRGRLFGALRAAGAASMVGCALVLGAGAAQADPAPFEPPRLVPADGATVGVAQPVIINFPGPVDDAGATENAIHISSVPEVPGKFYWITPTQLRWRPLSFWPAHTTVTVDAGGTVSNFNIGDALVATANDATHQLTVTRNGTVEKTIPMSMGMASGGHQTPNGTFYVQEKMPSVVMDSSTYGVPVNSPNGYKLTVDLAVRFDDSGDFVHSAPWSVADQGKRNVSHGCINISPANAKWFFDNFNAGDPIIVQNSTGTYTRHDGSNDWQI, encoded by the coding sequence ATGAGTGACTGGACGAGGGGAAGACTTTTCGGCGCCTTGAGGGCGGCCGGAGCGGCTTCGATGGTGGGCTGTGCGCTGGTGTTGGGCGCCGGTGCCGCGCAGGCAGATCCGGCTCCGTTCGAGCCGCCGAGGCTCGTGCCGGCCGACGGGGCGACCGTCGGCGTGGCCCAGCCGGTCATCATCAACTTCCCCGGCCCCGTCGACGATGCCGGTGCCACCGAAAACGCCATCCACATCTCGTCGGTCCCCGAAGTGCCCGGCAAGTTCTACTGGATCACCCCCACACAACTGCGCTGGCGTCCACTGAGCTTCTGGCCCGCCCACACCACGGTCACCGTCGACGCCGGCGGCACGGTGTCCAACTTCAACATCGGGGACGCGTTGGTGGCCACGGCCAACGACGCCACCCACCAACTGACCGTCACCCGCAACGGGACCGTCGAGAAAACCATCCCGATGTCGATGGGCATGGCATCCGGCGGCCACCAGACTCCGAACGGCACCTTCTACGTCCAAGAGAAGATGCCCTCGGTGGTGATGGATTCGTCGACCTATGGCGTCCCGGTCAACTCGCCGAACGGATACAAGCTGACCGTCGATCTGGCCGTCCGGTTCGACGACAGCGGCGACTTCGTGCACAGCGCCCCCTGGTCGGTGGCTGATCAGGGCAAGCGCAACGTCAGTCACGGCTGCATCAACATCAGCCCCGCCAATGCGAAGTGGTTCTTCGACAACTTCAACGCCGGCGACCCCATCATCGTTCAGAACTCGACGGGCACCTACACCCGGCACGACGGCTCCAACGATTGGCAGATCTGA
- a CDS encoding helix-turn-helix domain-containing protein, with translation MKTIPTDGIPAEQIDALDEFAATGVGPEMRDLLQSVIDCVRAGDDLAAVSPLTVLRPSQAAERLGMSRTHLYKLLDQGEIGSHRVGRDRRILLRDLIVFEERRQRDRRELAERFASQSKTREGAIDELADLL, from the coding sequence ATGAAGACCATCCCCACCGACGGAATCCCCGCTGAGCAGATCGACGCGCTCGACGAGTTCGCCGCTACCGGCGTCGGTCCCGAGATGCGTGATCTCCTGCAAAGCGTGATCGATTGCGTGCGAGCCGGCGATGACCTCGCCGCTGTTTCCCCGCTGACTGTGCTCCGTCCGAGCCAGGCCGCGGAGCGTCTCGGAATGAGTCGCACCCACCTCTACAAGCTCCTCGACCAAGGTGAAATCGGGTCCCACCGCGTCGGCCGCGATCGCCGCATACTGCTGCGTGATCTCATCGTTTTCGAGGAGCGCCGCCAGCGTGACCGTCGTGAACTCGCCGAGCGTTTCGCATCGCAGAGCAAGACTCGCGAAGGTGCGATCGACGAACTCGCCGATCTGCTGTAG
- a CDS encoding DUF3039 domain-containing protein: protein MQLRRARPTIRLLREDLSSDWESPHPRRFLQTGELTSLHPLSELPHPILAKAVSSFGDDPADDNYVGPIASSTNLPLLEIKAGQWRGGVWHDRELDVCWVLVAGLAKGGHEDHDDFYQCVARDNSDPSRWMPTEADVRLLKRERAALRLTEWELEIQQQLAGALCEVQRGGETEFELPHPASQQGAIATVTITVVEVRDDGYEADEIVVDIIPESRHGGSQLFWQATVRVLTTLNPPQQGWDRYKDSYSNIAEPGHWSARVTDLDELVRRRALAESEPGRVAHYLHREHIAESVVEGTAMRAMCGVFFVNTQTPDGLPQCPDCSARWSQLPR, encoded by the coding sequence GTGCAACTCCGCAGAGCCCGTCCCACGATCCGCCTGCTGCGTGAGGACCTCAGTTCCGACTGGGAGTCACCTCACCCGCGGCGATTTTTGCAAACGGGCGAATTGACGTCGTTGCACCCACTGTCGGAGTTGCCGCACCCTATTCTCGCCAAGGCTGTTTCGTCGTTCGGCGATGATCCGGCAGACGACAACTACGTCGGTCCAATCGCCTCCAGTACCAACCTGCCGTTGCTGGAGATCAAGGCCGGCCAGTGGCGAGGTGGGGTGTGGCACGACCGCGAGTTGGACGTGTGTTGGGTCCTCGTGGCTGGGCTGGCCAAAGGTGGCCATGAGGACCATGACGACTTCTACCAATGCGTCGCGCGTGACAACTCCGACCCGTCGCGTTGGATGCCAACAGAGGCTGACGTACGTCTCCTGAAGCGCGAGCGAGCGGCGCTGCGGCTGACCGAGTGGGAGCTCGAGATTCAACAGCAGCTTGCGGGCGCGCTATGCGAAGTGCAGCGAGGTGGAGAGACGGAATTCGAGCTTCCGCATCCGGCCTCACAGCAGGGAGCGATAGCGACCGTGACCATCACCGTCGTTGAGGTACGGGACGACGGTTACGAAGCGGACGAGATCGTCGTTGACATCATTCCGGAGTCACGCCACGGAGGGAGTCAGCTGTTCTGGCAGGCCACCGTAAGGGTGCTGACCACGCTCAATCCGCCGCAACAAGGATGGGATCGATACAAGGACTCCTACAGCAACATCGCTGAGCCCGGTCACTGGTCCGCACGGGTGACTGACCTTGATGAACTGGTGCGACGCCGGGCCCTTGCAGAGTCTGAACCGGGACGGGTCGCCCACTACTTGCACCGCGAGCACATCGCCGAGAGTGTCGTGGAAGGGACCGCGATGCGGGCGATGTGTGGCGTGTTCTTCGTGAACACGCAGACACCCGACGGCCTACCTCAGTGCCCCGACTGCAGCGCGCGGTGGAGTCAGCTCCCGAGGTAG